In the Thermotoga sp. Ku-13t genome, one interval contains:
- a CDS encoding chromate transporter — MKVFWVFLKISSLTLGGGYAMVPVIQWEVERLGWMKKEEFLILLSAAQSMPGPIAFNTAVLVGKRVAGVLGAILAGVAISLPPFFAIVAVASALRPFLNSTYVRAFLLGVYAAVVGLVFNVLLGLLKRQRWGILKVVVVALGVVLLTVSKNLLYAVFVVSVAVLYLWE, encoded by the coding sequence TTGAAAGTTTTTTGGGTTTTCCTGAAGATCTCTTCGCTGACGCTCGGCGGCGGTTACGCGATGGTTCCTGTGATACAGTGGGAAGTTGAAAGGCTGGGCTGGATGAAAAAAGAAGAATTTCTCATCCTGCTGTCTGCCGCACAGAGCATGCCGGGACCGATCGCGTTCAACACCGCCGTACTCGTAGGCAAGAGGGTGGCAGGTGTACTCGGGGCCATCCTAGCGGGTGTTGCGATCTCACTGCCTCCGTTCTTCGCGATCGTGGCCGTTGCCAGTGCACTTAGGCCTTTTTTGAATAGCACGTACGTCAGAGCTTTTTTGCTTGGTGTCTACGCGGCGGTCGTGGGTCTGGTCTTCAACGTGCTTCTCGGTCTGCTCAAAAGACAGAGATGGGGAATTCTGAAAGTCGTGGTAGTTGCTCTTGGAGTAGTCTTGCTCACGGTCAGTAAGAACTTGCTGTATGCGGTTTTCGTCGTGAGCGTTGCTGTACTCTATCTGTGGGAGTGA
- a CDS encoding chromate transporter: MNLFRLVLIFLKIGFLSFGGGWAVVGILKKELISVGILSAEEFTEMVSIAQMTPGPIALNLATYVGYKYFGFLGGLLNTFFFLLAPSLTIVAVFTIGRRTKLDSARLSRALMAFATIMVIVTLISLSSSRLTDVRFFLIAALVFFALNKFKVHPLVLMFAGGFLGVLLYTNL; this comes from the coding sequence GTGAACCTGTTCAGGTTGGTTCTCATCTTCTTGAAGATCGGTTTTCTTTCTTTCGGTGGTGGCTGGGCGGTTGTTGGCATACTGAAAAAGGAACTCATATCTGTGGGGATCCTCTCTGCGGAAGAGTTCACCGAAATGGTATCGATAGCCCAAATGACGCCTGGACCGATCGCGCTCAACCTGGCCACTTACGTCGGTTACAAGTATTTCGGTTTCTTGGGTGGATTGCTGAACACGTTCTTCTTTCTGCTCGCCCCATCGCTCACCATCGTAGCCGTTTTTACGATTGGAAGGAGAACGAAACTGGACTCCGCCAGGCTGTCTCGTGCACTGATGGCTTTTGCAACGATCATGGTGATCGTTACGCTGATCTCACTCTCGAGTTCCAGGCTCACCGATGTGCGCTTCTTTCTCATCGCAGCGCTCGTCTTTTTCGCGCTGAACAAGTTCAAGGTTCATCCGCTCGTTTTGATGTTCGCGGGAGGTTTTCTGGGCGTTCTTCTGTACACTAATCTGTGA
- the nadE gene encoding NAD(+) synthase — MMSFDPLKTAEEIQKFIRRFVETSNYHGVVVGVSGGVDSAVVTVLCARALGAQRVFGLILPDRDSPRTSTRLAVELCEELGVPHRVFSITPLLRKVGIYRMFPPAFIFPRRIQENYVKNKWRTLSKDPYLDDLLDAGNAFFKKGLAYYRIKHRIRMCLLYFEAEKRGYAVAGCVNKTELKTGLYVKWGDSAADFEPIAHLYKTQVMELARSIGVPRKIVEKPPAPDLIPGLTDEFILGLNYEKLDRILMKIEANEDLSSEDPGLVQRVKQIVSAAQRRKISNVRLTD; from the coding sequence ATGATGTCCTTCGATCCGCTGAAAACCGCTGAGGAGATACAGAAATTCATCAGAAGGTTCGTTGAAACCAGCAATTATCACGGTGTCGTCGTGGGTGTCAGCGGTGGGGTAGATTCCGCCGTCGTTACAGTCCTGTGCGCGAGGGCACTCGGAGCCCAGCGCGTTTTTGGATTGATACTACCAGACCGCGATTCTCCTAGAACCAGCACGCGACTGGCCGTCGAACTCTGCGAGGAACTCGGTGTTCCACATCGTGTCTTTTCAATCACACCATTGCTCAGGAAGGTGGGAATTTATAGGATGTTTCCTCCCGCCTTCATCTTTCCGAGAAGAATTCAGGAAAACTATGTGAAGAACAAATGGAGGACGCTTTCAAAAGATCCCTACCTGGACGACCTTCTGGATGCGGGTAACGCGTTTTTCAAAAAGGGCCTCGCCTACTACAGGATAAAGCACAGGATCAGAATGTGCCTTCTTTACTTCGAAGCAGAAAAGAGGGGCTACGCCGTTGCGGGCTGTGTGAACAAAACTGAACTGAAGACAGGTCTGTACGTCAAGTGGGGTGACAGTGCTGCCGATTTCGAACCCATAGCGCACCTTTACAAAACACAAGTTATGGAGCTTGCAAGATCGATCGGCGTACCACGAAAGATCGTGGAGAAACCACCCGCGCCAGACCTCATACCCGGTCTGACGGATGAGTTCATCCTGGGTTTGAACTACGAGAAACTTGATCGAATACTCATGAAGATCGAAGCGAATGAGGATCTCTCGAGCGAAGATCCAGGACTCGTACAACGCGTGAAACAGATAGTTTCCGCGGCACAGCGCAGAAAAATCTCCAATGTTCGACTCACAGATTAG
- a CDS encoding ribonuclease H family protein gives MRKYYAVKRGRMPGVYEDWEIAKQQVEGYPNAEYRSFASKEDALAYLKGETWRCPKTPERTIFACVDGSYRNGVCGSAIVLCDDEDLHEFYFWTDEPDLATMRNVAGEVLAVLFTIDYALQKGAKHLIIRHDFENLHRWASGEYSAKAFLTTIYVRAVKFAQKKGVRIDFEKIEAHSKDPCNERADELAKLAVSKNSNIDWNWEDLNDVLRSAENR, from the coding sequence GTGAGAAAGTACTACGCCGTGAAACGTGGTAGAATGCCGGGTGTATACGAAGACTGGGAGATTGCAAAACAACAGGTTGAAGGTTATCCCAACGCCGAGTATCGCTCTTTTGCGTCGAAAGAGGATGCGCTTGCGTACCTGAAGGGTGAAACCTGGCGGTGTCCAAAAACGCCTGAACGTACGATTTTCGCCTGTGTCGATGGAAGCTACAGGAACGGTGTCTGCGGTTCGGCGATCGTGTTGTGCGATGACGAAGACCTGCATGAGTTTTATTTCTGGACAGACGAACCAGATCTTGCCACAATGAGGAACGTGGCGGGAGAGGTCCTGGCCGTGCTCTTCACAATCGACTATGCCCTTCAAAAGGGTGCAAAGCACCTCATCATCAGACATGACTTTGAGAACCTCCACAGGTGGGCCAGTGGCGAGTACAGTGCGAAAGCATTTCTCACCACGATCTACGTGCGGGCCGTGAAATTCGCACAGAAAAAAGGTGTACGCATCGATTTCGAAAAGATCGAAGCGCACTCGAAAGATCCGTGCAATGAGAGGGCCGACGAACTCGCAAAGTTAGCAGTCAGCAAGAACTCAAACATCGACTGGAACTGGGAGGATTTGAATGATGTCCTTCGATCCGCTGAAAACCGCTGA
- a CDS encoding DUF368 domain-containing protein, protein MLNILRGFLIGLANLIPGVSGATMAVILGIYEKLIGAVSNLMKFRFTREQIFFIATVGLGIVTAIFAGSIGMKKLLEAYPAVAYAVFFGLILGSLPGLFKEIGKFKVIHFTIGATLMIAVELMSRAVQLSQIFLFLAGVVAACAMVLPGISGSLVLLILGAYSPVIEGVAKLNLSIVVPFGIGVILGIALMSIIMDWFTKTFPSQTRSFTFGLVVASIFKIEPFTKEHIDLPKLITILSIVAITSYLSFRLSRRSFWK, encoded by the coding sequence ATGCTGAACATCCTCAGAGGCTTTTTGATAGGACTCGCAAACCTGATTCCCGGTGTGAGCGGTGCTACGATGGCTGTCATACTCGGTATCTATGAAAAGCTGATCGGAGCGGTTTCGAACCTCATGAAGTTCAGATTCACGAGAGAACAAATCTTTTTCATCGCAACCGTTGGCCTGGGGATCGTCACAGCGATATTCGCCGGCTCCATCGGCATGAAAAAACTGCTCGAAGCTTATCCCGCGGTGGCCTATGCCGTTTTCTTCGGCCTCATTCTGGGCTCGTTACCAGGATTGTTCAAAGAGATTGGAAAATTCAAAGTCATTCACTTCACGATCGGTGCGACGTTGATGATTGCCGTTGAGTTGATGTCTCGCGCGGTGCAACTTTCTCAGATTTTCCTGTTCCTGGCGGGCGTCGTTGCAGCATGTGCGATGGTTCTTCCTGGTATCAGCGGTTCTCTGGTGCTCCTGATCCTCGGTGCTTACAGTCCCGTGATTGAAGGCGTGGCGAAACTGAATCTTTCAATCGTTGTTCCGTTTGGAATTGGTGTGATCCTCGGTATAGCCCTGATGTCGATCATCATGGACTGGTTCACCAAGACATTTCCGAGCCAGACCAGAAGCTTCACGTTCGGCCTGGTCGTGGCTTCCATCTTCAAGATAGAACCTTTCACGAAGGAGCACATCGACCTTCCAAAACTGATCACAATCCTTTCGATCGTTGCAATCACAAGCTATTTGTCTTTCAGACTCTCGAGAAGATCTTTCTGGAAGTGA
- a CDS encoding ABC transporter ATP-binding protein, protein MKCILELERIFKSYGKFPVLGGIDLQIFESDAVAIVGPSGCGKTTLLRIIAGLEQPDSGAIRRHYARVGFVFQEDRLIPWCDAYRNLEFVCEDRDKILQVLKQVKLTGFEHYKPDQLSGGMRQRLNIARALVVEPDLLLLDEPFRSLDTPTKTKLIQDISSLLENVKISYILVTHDIREALSLAKRIYVMHGRPAKFVHRMELSTKLNFFSPSFLEIEKTILSYMSE, encoded by the coding sequence TTGAAGTGCATTCTTGAACTTGAAAGGATCTTCAAAAGTTACGGAAAGTTTCCCGTACTTGGTGGAATAGATCTACAGATTTTCGAATCCGACGCAGTCGCGATCGTTGGGCCGTCGGGTTGTGGCAAAACAACCCTGCTCAGAATCATTGCTGGCCTGGAACAACCTGACAGCGGAGCAATAAGAAGACATTATGCGCGCGTAGGTTTCGTCTTCCAGGAAGATCGACTGATCCCCTGGTGTGACGCTTACAGGAACCTTGAATTCGTGTGTGAAGATCGTGATAAGATACTACAGGTACTCAAACAGGTGAAGCTCACGGGTTTTGAACATTATAAACCAGATCAGCTGAGTGGTGGCATGAGACAGAGGTTGAACATAGCACGTGCTCTCGTCGTGGAACCGGACCTTTTATTGCTCGACGAGCCTTTCAGAAGCCTGGATACTCCCACGAAGACAAAATTGATACAGGACATCTCGTCGTTGCTGGAAAACGTGAAAATCAGCTACATCCTGGTGACACACGACATAAGGGAAGCACTGAGCCTGGCAAAGCGCATCTACGTGATGCACGGCCGGCCCGCGAAATTCGTTCATCGGATGGAACTCAGCACAAAACTGAATTTCTTCAGTCCTTCCTTCCTCGAAATTGAAAAAACGATCCTGTCGTACATGAGTGAATAG
- a CDS encoding ABC transporter permease subunit, with protein MKVLVQSYRFFIEGKLFRPVGLTFLRAFFGMGLALVTGTALGFLMGVSDKIYLLFQPLNMVIRSVPIVSWLSTVILAWGIGWRGVVFIVFISLLPIVTFNVCEGVRIVDKKLLEMARIYTVPKMKVFVVIYMGSVWPFLLSSLKLSIGNMWKVAIVAEYLIGETGLGVQIMQAKFYVNTVEVFSYTFVAVIFGLILEGLFTFIWERKPFEVHS; from the coding sequence GTGAAAGTGCTGGTCCAATCTTATCGATTTTTCATCGAGGGCAAATTGTTCAGACCCGTCGGCCTAACTTTCCTCAGGGCTTTCTTCGGTATGGGTCTGGCCCTCGTCACGGGCACAGCACTCGGATTTCTCATGGGTGTATCTGACAAGATCTATCTTCTGTTTCAGCCGCTGAACATGGTGATCAGATCCGTCCCGATCGTTTCGTGGCTTTCAACCGTGATACTCGCCTGGGGTATAGGATGGCGTGGCGTGGTTTTCATAGTCTTCATCTCACTTCTTCCCATCGTGACGTTCAACGTCTGCGAAGGTGTAAGGATCGTAGACAAGAAACTTCTGGAGATGGCCAGGATATACACCGTGCCGAAAATGAAAGTGTTCGTGGTCATCTACATGGGTTCCGTGTGGCCGTTCTTGCTTTCTTCTCTAAAGTTGAGCATCGGTAACATGTGGAAGGTGGCGATCGTGGCAGAATACCTCATAGGTGAGACGGGACTCGGAGTGCAGATCATGCAGGCCAAGTTCTACGTCAATACGGTCGAGGTATTTTCCTACACGTTCGTGGCCGTCATCTTTGGATTGATCCTGGAAGGTCTGTTCACATTCATCTGGGAGAGGAAGCCTTTTGAAGTGCATTCTTGA
- a CDS encoding ABC transporter substrate-binding protein has product MKKYLSLLFLLAVCVSMAVNVLIPVGPTVVAFVGLLEKRVDSDVELKIDFWRTLDQVSSQIASKNVDLIVLPVSIGASLYAKGIDVRLAAVTLWSGFYIVTKDFDLTDLKMLSGQEVYTPQGKGQTGDVLIRYCLEQAGLKPDIDVKIRYAAPAEIVSLMSAGKVRIAVLPEPYATLAMKRAQARIAQDLQMLWSKYTNLPARIPITGVFVVKNLDEGTFRAALKAIENSLRYSMENKRETAQLSVSYLGGMPAEIIEESLTRTLYQYTPANEVMDEVIRYLTVTQRVDPDAMPVLPDEKFFTF; this is encoded by the coding sequence ATGAAAAAGTACCTTTCTCTTCTATTCCTGCTGGCAGTCTGCGTTAGTATGGCGGTGAATGTGCTCATACCCGTCGGTCCCACGGTGGTTGCTTTCGTCGGATTGCTCGAGAAAAGGGTGGACAGTGATGTGGAACTCAAGATCGATTTCTGGAGAACGCTCGATCAAGTGAGCTCACAGATCGCGTCGAAAAATGTCGATCTGATCGTTCTGCCCGTATCGATCGGAGCTTCCCTGTACGCTAAGGGAATAGATGTGAGACTCGCCGCGGTGACTCTCTGGAGCGGTTTCTACATCGTTACGAAAGATTTCGATCTCACAGATTTGAAAATGCTGTCCGGTCAGGAAGTTTACACCCCTCAAGGCAAAGGACAGACGGGCGATGTGCTGATCAGGTACTGTCTCGAACAGGCGGGGCTGAAACCAGACATCGATGTCAAAATCAGATACGCCGCTCCCGCCGAAATAGTTTCGCTCATGAGCGCTGGAAAGGTCAGAATCGCCGTGCTTCCCGAACCTTACGCTACGCTGGCAATGAAACGGGCACAGGCGCGCATCGCACAGGATCTACAGATGCTCTGGTCGAAGTACACCAACCTTCCTGCCAGAATACCTATAACTGGTGTGTTCGTGGTGAAAAATCTGGACGAAGGAACGTTTCGAGCTGCTTTGAAAGCGATAGAGAATTCTCTCAGATACTCCATGGAGAACAAGCGTGAAACGGCGCAGCTGTCTGTAAGTTATCTCGGTGGTATGCCGGCCGAGATCATCGAAGAATCCCTCACAAGAACCTTGTATCAGTACACGCCAGCGAACGAAGTGATGGATGAAGTGATACGCTATCTGACCGTCACACAGCGGGTGGATCCCGACGCAATGCCCGTATTGCCAGATGAGAAGTTCTTCACGTTTTAA
- a CDS encoding NADH-dependent [FeFe] hydrogenase, group A6 gives MAGIRIEINGKSYEVPADITVLEACNRVGVYVPTLCNHPRLEPTGACRVCVIEVEGARNLQPACVTKVQDGMKVRTNTSRVTNAVKFNLALLLSRHPKDCMTCDVNGRCEFQDLIYLYNVQDIFPSEVRAVPKDLSSPAVVRDLEKCIVCGRCVRACSELQGMDIYSMVDRGYETLPQTAFEMPLYETDCISCGQCSAFCPVGAITENMNIRRVLEELEKHDKVLVVQTAPATRVALGEEFGLEAGSISTGKMVAALRRLGFDYVFDTNFAADLTIMEEGSEFLERLKKGGPFPMFTSCCPAWVNLAEKLYPQFLKNLSSAKSPHQMLGAVIKSYFAKKINVPPEKIFVVSIMPCTAKKDDITRPQHMVNGVPAVDVVLTTRELGRLIKMKKIPYASLPEESYDDPLGESTGAAAIFGVTGGVMEAALRTAYELGLGKPLPRIEFTSVRGLEGIREATIDFDGKQLRVAVAHGGANVRKLLDKITRGEVYYDFVEIMACPGGCIGGGGQPKSLDKDVLTKRMEAIYTIDERSVLRKSHENPSIKKLYEEFFEHPLSHVSHELLHTTYVDRSRKKVSQAAQI, from the coding sequence GTGGCCGGTATAAGGATCGAAATCAACGGAAAAAGCTACGAAGTACCGGCGGACATAACGGTCCTCGAAGCGTGCAATCGAGTTGGTGTGTACGTCCCAACGCTGTGCAACCATCCGCGCCTCGAACCAACCGGAGCCTGCAGGGTGTGTGTGATAGAAGTCGAAGGTGCCAGGAACCTGCAACCGGCTTGCGTGACAAAGGTTCAGGATGGAATGAAGGTCAGAACGAACACCTCACGTGTGACGAACGCCGTAAAGTTCAACCTCGCGTTGTTGTTGTCCCGCCATCCAAAAGACTGTATGACGTGCGATGTGAACGGCAGATGTGAGTTTCAAGACCTGATCTACCTTTACAACGTTCAGGACATCTTTCCAAGCGAGGTTAGAGCCGTTCCAAAGGATCTGAGCTCACCAGCCGTTGTGAGGGACCTGGAGAAATGTATCGTTTGCGGTAGATGCGTCAGAGCATGCTCGGAGCTTCAGGGAATGGACATCTACTCGATGGTCGATAGAGGTTACGAAACACTACCCCAAACAGCTTTCGAGATGCCACTTTACGAAACGGATTGCATAAGTTGCGGTCAGTGCTCCGCGTTCTGTCCCGTTGGAGCCATCACAGAAAATATGAATATAAGAAGAGTACTCGAAGAACTTGAAAAACACGACAAAGTCCTCGTGGTTCAGACGGCTCCTGCAACACGCGTGGCACTGGGTGAAGAATTTGGATTAGAAGCGGGCAGCATTTCAACCGGAAAAATGGTCGCAGCACTGAGGCGACTCGGTTTCGATTACGTGTTCGATACGAACTTCGCGGCAGATTTGACCATCATGGAAGAAGGTTCGGAATTCCTCGAAAGGCTCAAAAAAGGCGGACCGTTCCCCATGTTCACTTCGTGCTGCCCAGCGTGGGTCAATCTGGCTGAAAAGCTGTACCCACAGTTTTTGAAGAACCTCTCGAGTGCAAAGTCACCACACCAGATGCTCGGTGCCGTTATCAAGTCTTATTTCGCCAAGAAGATAAACGTACCACCTGAAAAGATCTTCGTCGTATCCATAATGCCGTGCACCGCGAAGAAAGATGACATCACAAGGCCACAGCATATGGTCAACGGCGTGCCGGCAGTGGACGTTGTCTTGACGACGCGCGAACTTGGAAGACTGATAAAGATGAAAAAGATCCCGTACGCTTCCTTGCCAGAGGAAAGCTACGACGATCCCCTCGGTGAATCCACAGGTGCTGCGGCCATATTCGGTGTCACCGGTGGTGTGATGGAGGCTGCCCTCAGAACGGCGTACGAGCTCGGATTGGGTAAACCGCTACCCAGAATAGAGTTCACCAGCGTGCGTGGTCTGGAGGGTATAAGAGAAGCAACGATCGACTTCGATGGTAAGCAGCTCAGAGTGGCTGTTGCCCACGGTGGAGCGAACGTCAGAAAATTGCTCGACAAGATAACGAGAGGAGAAGTCTACTACGACTTCGTCGAGATCATGGCTTGTCCAGGTGGATGCATCGGTGGCGGAGGCCAGCCTAAGAGTTTGGACAAAGACGTGTTGACCAAACGCATGGAAGCCATTTACACGATCGATGAAAGAAGCGTGTTGAGAAAATCACACGAGAACCCGTCAATAAAGAAGCTCTACGAAGAATTCTTCGAACATCCTCTCAGCCACGTTTCGCACGAATTGCTCCACACAACCTACGTCGATAGATCCAGAAAGAAGGTATCGCAAGCCGCCCAGATTTGA
- the rplT gene encoding 50S ribosomal protein L20 translates to MRVKRAVHAKKKRRKILKAVKGFRGAISRRYKLAKQHYVRAKWYSFAGRKIKKRDFRRVWITRINIAARKYGLKYSELIHGLRLANVSINRKMLSELAVNDPAAFESYVELAKQHLKKVTA, encoded by the coding sequence ATGAGAGTCAAGAGAGCGGTACATGCCAAGAAGAAAAGAAGGAAAATCCTGAAGGCCGTCAAGGGTTTCAGAGGTGCCATCAGCAGAAGATACAAGCTGGCGAAACAGCACTACGTCAGAGCGAAATGGTATTCTTTCGCTGGTAGGAAGATAAAGAAGAGGGATTTCAGGAGGGTCTGGATCACGAGAATAAACATCGCCGCGAGAAAGTATGGACTGAAATACAGCGAACTGATCCACGGATTGAGGCTGGCGAACGTTAGCATCAACAGAAAAATGCTCTCTGAACTGGCTGTTAACGATCCGGCAGCATTCGAATCCTACGTCGAACTCGCCAAGCAACATTTGAAGAAGGTCACCGCTTGA
- the rpmI gene encoding 50S ribosomal protein L35 produces MAKNKMKTSKTAAKRFRVTKNGKILFNHARTRHTTGKRRRSTLRELRKKDVLHKGDAKRIKRLLGV; encoded by the coding sequence ATGGCCAAGAACAAAATGAAAACCAGCAAGACTGCTGCAAAGAGGTTTCGTGTCACAAAGAATGGGAAGATCCTTTTCAACCACGCGAGAACGAGGCACACCACAGGAAAAAGGAGAAGGTCCACTCTGCGTGAACTGAGGAAGAAAGACGTCCTGCACAAAGGTGATGCCAAGCGAATCAAAAGACTGCTCGGTGTCTGA
- the infC gene encoding translation initiation factor IF-3, which produces MPAFLFKEVEIIEKEQTFLKNEQIRVPKVRVVGQDGKQLGIMPTYKALELARREGLDLVLVSPNSDPPVAKIMDFGKYMYQLAKKQKEAKKKQKVQEIKQMKFRVKIDEHDYLTKLKHIRRFLEEGNKVKVTVMFRGREIAFTEKGEEILKRIAQDISDIGVVEVEPKLEGRDMWMQIKPKEG; this is translated from the coding sequence TTGCCCGCCTTTTTGTTTAAGGAGGTAGAGATTATCGAAAAAGAACAGACTTTCCTGAAGAACGAACAAATAAGAGTGCCAAAGGTCAGGGTAGTCGGACAGGACGGAAAGCAGTTAGGCATCATGCCAACCTACAAAGCTTTGGAACTCGCGAGGAGAGAAGGGCTCGACTTAGTACTGGTTTCTCCCAACAGCGATCCACCCGTTGCGAAGATCATGGATTTCGGCAAGTACATGTATCAGCTTGCGAAGAAACAGAAGGAAGCCAAGAAAAAGCAAAAGGTTCAGGAAATCAAGCAGATGAAATTCAGAGTCAAGATCGATGAACATGATTATTTGACCAAGCTCAAGCACATCAGACGGTTCCTCGAAGAGGGCAACAAGGTCAAGGTGACCGTGATGTTCCGGGGTAGGGAGATCGCTTTTACGGAGAAAGGTGAGGAGATCCTGAAGAGAATCGCTCAGGACATCAGCGACATAGGTGTTGTCGAAGTGGAACCCAAGCTCGAAGGTAGAGACATGTGGATGCAGATCAAGCCTAAGGAAGGGTGA
- a CDS encoding TetR/AcrR family transcriptional regulator — translation MKNLSGAREKILEAAKAAFSEKGFDGVSMEEIAQRAGVRKALIYYYFPSKEVLFEEVWNRAMEELENHIFREVEGESYYVRKIKMFLRAYIDFVTSRKVLSKVIEKERASVMDESGEGDVWKRLKRRYDAFLNRVAQLIEEGKKSELINPELDSRTTARLITEALVATASSGSAIQSIESFILSGLMGKTES, via the coding sequence GTGAAGAACTTGTCCGGCGCCAGAGAGAAAATTCTGGAAGCAGCGAAAGCTGCTTTCTCTGAAAAGGGTTTCGATGGCGTGAGCATGGAGGAGATCGCTCAGCGCGCCGGGGTGCGAAAAGCCCTCATATACTACTATTTTCCCAGCAAAGAGGTGCTCTTCGAAGAGGTCTGGAACAGGGCGATGGAAGAACTCGAGAACCACATCTTCAGAGAAGTCGAAGGCGAGAGCTACTACGTTAGAAAAATCAAGATGTTCCTGAGGGCATACATAGATTTCGTGACGAGCAGGAAGGTTCTATCGAAGGTGATAGAGAAAGAACGGGCAAGCGTGATGGATGAATCTGGAGAAGGAGATGTCTGGAAGAGGCTCAAAAGACGTTACGATGCCTTTCTCAACAGGGTGGCGCAACTCATAGAGGAAGGCAAAAAGAGTGAACTGATCAACCCGGAGCTAGACTCACGGACGACAGCCAGACTGATCACCGAAGCTCTTGTGGCTACAGCATCGTCGGGTTCCGCTATACAGTCAATTGAATCGTTCATCCTGTCCGGATTGATGGGAAAAACGGAGTCTTAG
- a CDS encoding radical SAM protein: MATVGGVKGFIYHQAGKLVASVLRNTDEEGLYRLFSTLSALTKEPSKSGLKKLALMAKDKHPMITSWVKVFRRLSPKCVEKIINNLIINEFALGEPIRQQKMHEYKVVLPKLGVISPTYACNLNCVGCYAGLYGRKYELTKEEVSKVIREGNELGLYFWVITGGEPFYWPHLMEILEEFNDNYFLIYTNGTLITEEVAKKLSELGNATPAISVEGFELDTDWRRGRGVFKSVIEAWERLRRYGVPFGASITATRMNHDTLMKDEFWQFLEEQQVVYAWVFQYMPVGMNASMDLVPTPQQRYERFFKTDEVRLSGRFAFVADFWNHGFLTHGCLAAGAKYFHVNAKGYVEPCVFQQYAVDSIREKSLIEILKSPFFEAYKRMVPYSNNLFRPCPIIDNPKVYRAMVKHFNAIPQHEGSERVVEELAPEIDKLAEEWKVYADKLWYEHGYVDRYPVNRGIYNYETRMKRYMNREEALAVDKTLK, translated from the coding sequence ATGGCAACTGTTGGAGGAGTGAAGGGTTTCATATACCATCAGGCTGGAAAGCTCGTCGCCTCTGTGCTGCGCAACACGGACGAAGAGGGTCTGTACAGGTTGTTTTCAACCCTCAGCGCCCTGACGAAGGAACCTTCCAAGAGTGGCCTGAAGAAACTCGCGCTCATGGCTAAGGACAAGCACCCCATGATCACCAGCTGGGTCAAGGTGTTCAGACGCTTGAGCCCCAAGTGTGTTGAAAAGATCATCAACAACCTGATCATCAACGAGTTTGCGCTCGGTGAACCCATAAGACAGCAGAAGATGCACGAGTACAAAGTCGTTCTGCCAAAACTCGGGGTCATAAGTCCAACTTACGCGTGCAACCTGAACTGCGTCGGTTGTTATGCGGGACTCTACGGAAGAAAGTACGAGCTCACGAAAGAAGAAGTGAGCAAAGTCATAAGGGAAGGAAACGAACTCGGACTGTATTTCTGGGTCATCACCGGAGGCGAACCTTTCTACTGGCCACACCTGATGGAGATACTTGAAGAGTTCAACGACAACTATTTCCTGATCTACACGAATGGCACACTCATAACAGAAGAAGTCGCCAAGAAACTGTCTGAGCTTGGCAACGCCACACCCGCGATATCCGTGGAAGGGTTCGAACTCGATACGGACTGGAGAAGGGGAAGAGGAGTCTTCAAGAGCGTGATCGAGGCATGGGAAAGGCTGAGAAGGTATGGCGTGCCATTCGGCGCCTCGATAACGGCAACGAGGATGAACCATGATACGTTGATGAAGGACGAATTCTGGCAGTTCCTCGAGGAACAGCAGGTAGTCTACGCCTGGGTCTTCCAGTACATGCCCGTCGGCATGAACGCATCCATGGACCTGGTACCAACGCCGCAACAAAGGTACGAAAGGTTCTTCAAAACCGATGAGGTCAGACTCAGTGGCAGGTTCGCTTTCGTTGCGGACTTCTGGAACCACGGTTTCCTGACGCACGGCTGTCTCGCCGCCGGTGCGAAGTACTTCCACGTGAATGCCAAAGGCTACGTTGAGCCCTGCGTGTTCCAGCAGTACGCTGTGGACAGCATAAGGGAAAAATCGTTGATAGAGATACTCAAATCACCGTTCTTTGAAGCATACAAGCGCATGGTTCCGTATTCCAACAACCTGTTCAGACCATGCCCGATCATCGACAATCCGAAGGTTTACAGGGCAATGGTCAAGCACTTCAATGCGATCCCGCAGCACGAAGGTTCCGAGCGCGTCGTTGAAGAGCTGGCCCCGGAGATAGACAAACTCGCCGAAGAATGGAAAGTCTACGCCGATAAACTCTGGTACGAACATGGCTACGTCGATCGCTACCCTGTTAACAGGGGAATCTACAACTACGAGACGAGAATGAAGCGCTACATGAACAGAGAAGAAGCCCTGGCCGTTGACAAAACTCTGAAGTGA